The stretch of DNA TTCATGAAGCGCACCAGCTTTCTGGGGCTTGATGCCGCGTCCTTCGCGCATGTCGGCCCTGCCGCCGCAACCCTCGCCCATGCCGAGGGGCTGCCTGCCCACGCCAAGTCCGTGGAACTGAGGATCAAATGAACTCTCCTGCCCGATCGAAAGCCCGCTCGGCCGCGCGTCTCGCCGCCGTGCAGGCGCTCTACCAGCAGCATATGGAGGGCACCGCGCTCGCCCGCCTGCTCGACGAGTTTCACCAGCACCGGCTGGGCCGCACCATCGATGAGGATGCCTTCGACGAGGCCGAATATGCCGATGCCGAAGTGCCCTTCTTCGACGACGTCGTGCGCGGCGTGGACGCGCGGCGAGACGAGATCGACGCGCTGGTCGCGAGCAAGCTGGCGAGCGGCTGGAATCTCACCCGGCTCGACCGGGCGATGCTGCAGGTGCTGCGCGCGGGCACCTACGAACTGCTCGCCCGCAAGGACGTGCCCGCCCCGGTGGCGATCAACGAATATGTCGAGGTCGCCAAGGCCTTCTTCGATGACGGGCAGGCGAAGTTCGTCAATGGCATTCTGGACGCTGTGGCGAAAGAGGCGCGGGGCTAGCATAACCTCCGTTCGCCCTGAGCTTGCCTGCCCTGGCGAAAGCCGGGGTCGAAGGGCCGTTCTTCCTTTCAAGATGAAAGAACAGGGCTTCGACAGGCTCAGCCCGAACGGTTAGAGTTTGCAGCCCATGAACGAGCCCGATTTCATCGCCGCCCTGCGCGCCCTGCCGCTCCATCCCGGTGCGCGCGGGCTGGCGGATGATTGCGCGGTGATCGCGCTCGGCAGCGAGACGCTGATCCTCACCCACGACATGATGGCCGAGGGCACCCATTTCCGCGCTGATGCCGATATGGCGGACGTGGCGTCGAAGCTGGTCGCGACCAACCTTTCGGACCTGGCCGCCAAGGGCGCGGAGCCGCTGGGCGTGCTGCTCGGGCATACACTAGGACGCGACGATGCGCGCTTCCTCGAAGGCTTGCGCGAGGCGCTGGCGGCTTTCGATACGCCGCTGCTGGGCGGAGACACCATCGCCGCCGCCGGCGCGCGCACCTTCGGCCTCACCGCGATAGGCCGCGCGACGCATACGCCCGTCCCCACCCGCAGCGGCGCGCGGGCGGGCGATCACATTTACCTCACCGGCCCGGTCGGACGGGCGATGCTAGGATTTGAAGGCGACCCCGCGCACCGCGCCGCCTTCGACCGCCCCGTCCCTCGCCTCGCCGAGGGCCGGGCACTCGCGCCGCTTGTCTCCGCGATGATGGATGTCTCGGACGGCCTGCTGCTCGATGCCTTCCGCATGGCCGAGGCAAGCGGCGTGACCCTCGCGCTCGATCCGGCCGCGATCCCCGTCGCCGACCCGTCGCGAATGGAAGACTGCATCCGCTGGGGCGACGATTACGAGTTGCTGTTCACCGCGCGGCCATCGGCTACCCTGCCAGTAGCTGCGCACCGCATCGGAACCGTTTCGCCGCACGGCCTCGCGCCGCTGACCCTCGGCGAGACCGCCCTCACCGACCCCGCCAGCCTCGGCTATCGCCACGGCTGAGGCCCGCACCCTGCCCCTCGCAGCCTCCCAAAACTGCTGAATCCGGCGCAAAACCGGGATTGGCACTCGCAGCGAGGCTTGCCAGCCCTTCGCGAGGCCCTAAGACTAGGGGCTTCGCGCCCATGGGATTGAAAACGAGGCGCGGGCGCCCCCGCAAAAGGGGGAAGCAACATAACGAGAGGGGATTGCTCGTGAATCTATTGCTCATATCGATTGGGCTCGGTGTGCTTGCCATTGTCTATGGCATCGTCACCAGCTCGCAGGTGCTGCGTGCCAGCCCTGGCAACGCGCGGATGCAGGAAATTGCCGCCGCCATTCAGGAAGGCGCGCAGGCCTACCTCAACCGTCAATACACCACCATCGCGATCGTTGGCGTGGTCGTCGCCGCGATCGTCGCCTTTGCGCTGGGTACCACCGCAGTGATTGGCTTCGTCACCGGCGCGGTGCTTTCGGGCGTTGCGGGCTATATCGGGATGAACATCTCGGTGCGTTCCAACGTGCGCACGGCGCAGGCGGCGTCCGAAGGGCTTCAGGCGGGCCTCACCCTCGCCTTCCGCGCAGGTGCGATTACGGGCATGCTGGTGGCCGGCCTCGCGCTGCTGGCGATTGCGGTGTTCTTCTACGTGATGGTCGGGCCGATGGGTCTGACGGCATCGAGCCGCGAAGTGATCGACGGGCTCGTCGGCCTCGCCTTCGGCGCATCGCTGATCTCGATCTTCGCGCGTCTGGGCGGCGGGATCTTCACCAAGGCGGCAGATGTCGGCGCGGACCTTGTCGGCAAGGTCGAGGCAGGCATTCCCGAGGATGACCCGCGCAACCCCGCCGTGATCGCGGACAACGTGGGCGACAACGTCGGAGATTGCGCCGGGATGGCCGCCGACCTGTTCGAGACCTATGTCGTCACCGTCGGCGCTACCATGGTGCTGACCGCGCTGCTGCTCACGCAGCTGGGCGATCTGCTGCTGCCGATGATGGCGCTGCCGCTGCTGATCGGCGGCGCGTGCATCGTCACCTCGATCCTCGGCACCTATTTCGTACGCCTTGGCGGGGGCACGAACGTGATGGGGGCGATGTACAAGGGCTTCATCGTCACCGCGGTGACCTCGATCCCGCTGATCTGGCTGGTCACGCAATATGCGCTGGGCAGCGTTGGCGTGGGGATGGATACCGTTCTGAACCCCGGTCAGGGCATGACCGAGTTCACCGGCATGAGTCTGTTCTACTGCGCCCTGCTCGGCCTTGTGATCACCTTCCTGATCATCTGGATCACCGAGTACTACACCGGCACCAAGTATCGCCCGGTGCGCTCGATCGCCAAGGCGTCCGAAACCGGCCACGGTACCAACGTGATCCAGGGCCTCGCGATCAGCCTCGAGGCAACCGCGCTGCCGACGCTGGTGATCGTGGCGGGGATCATCATCGCCTATGGCCTCGCGGGGCTGATGGGTATCGCCTACGCGGCAACCGCGATGCTGGCGCTGGCGGGGATGGTCGTGGCGCTGGACGCCTATGGCCCGGTTACCGACAACGCGGGAGGCATCGCCGAGATGTCGGGTCTGGACGATAGCGTGCGCGAGAAGACCGACCTGCTCGACGCGGTGGGCAACACCACCAAGGCCGTGACCAAGGGTTACGCCATCGGCTCGGCGGGCCTCGGCGCGCTGGTGCTGTTTGCCGCCTACACCACCGACCTTCGCACCTTCTTCCCGGATGCGAATGTCGATTTCAGCCTCGAAAACCCCTTCGTGATCGTCGGCCTCTTGCTGGGGGCGCTGCTGCCCTACCTGTTCGGGGCGATGGGCATGACCGCGGTGGGCCGTGCGGCGGGTGACGTGGTGCTCGACGTGCGCAACCAGTTCCGGGACAATCCCGGGATCATGGCGGGCACCTCCAAGCCCGACTATGCGCGCACCGTCGACCTCGTCACCAAGGCGGCAATCAAGGAGATGATCATCCCCTCGCTGCTGCCCGTTCTGGCGCCGGTGGTGGTGTACTTCGTGATCACCGCGATCGCGGGCCAGGACAACGGCTTTGCGGCATTGGGCGCGCTGCTGTTGGGCGTGATCGTGGGCGGGCTGTTCGTCGCGCTTTCGATGACCGCCGGCGGCGGGGCGTGGGACAATGCCAAGAAGTACATCGAGGACGGTAATCACGGCGGCAAGGGCTCGGAAGCCCACAAGGCCGCGGTGACGGGCGACACGGTCGGCGATCCCTACAAGGACACCGCCGGGCCTGCCGTGAACCCGATGATCAAGATCACCAACATCGTCGCCCTGCTGCTGCTCGCGGCGCTGGCGCACGGGGTGGCGTGACCCAACCTTGTGAGCCCCCGTACAGGCGGGGGCCTCGGGCCGGTTTGCGCCTGCTTTGACGAGATCCCCGCCTTCGCGGGGACTCACGAAAAAAATACACCCCGCCGGGCGCGATCCCGGCGGGGTTTATCTTTGTCGCGTGCCCTGTCCCGCCGCCGGACAGCGCCCAGCCACGCTGAAGCTTTCTTAATCGCTCCGTGCCATGCCCCCTCGCATGGGTGCGCAGGGTTGCGCTGCGACGGGGTGAATCGCGATGAAGATGGGGCATGCGGACAGCTTCCGCATCCGAACAGAGACCGAACGCGCGCCTGCTGCCCTGCCCCCTGCCCAATTGCGCCTGCTGACCCTCGCCGAAGCCGAAGACCCCGCCTTCCTCGCCGCATGGCAGCGCCTCGTCACCCGCGCGGCGGAGCCCAATCCCTTTGTCGAGCCGTGGTTCCTGCTCCCCTCATTGAAGCAATGGGGCGAGACGGCACGGGTCGTCGTTGCGGCGTGGTATGCCGAGGGGCGGCTGGCGGGCCTGCTGCCGGTCAAGCGCGATGCGGACTATTACGGCCACCGCGTGCCGCATGTGGGCGGCTGGCTTCACCCCAACGCCTTCTGCGGCGTGCCGCTGGTCGCCACCGGGCACGAGGAGGCTTTCTGGCGCGATCTGCTCGCCCATTGCGACCGGCACGCGGGCCGCGCGCTGCTGCTGCACCTGCCGCAGCTTCCCGCCGATGGCCCGGTCAGCGCCGCGCTCGACCGGGTGCTCGCCGCCGCGCCCCGCGCGCATTACACCGCCGCCGAGGAGCAGCGCGCGCTGCTCACCGGCGAGGCCAGCGCCGCCGCCTATCTCGACACCGCGATGAGCGCCAAGAAACGCAAGGAGCTGCGGAGGCAGCACAATCGCCTCGCCGAGGAAGGCGCGCTGACGTTCGAACGGCTGGCGGGCGACGAAGACCTTGCCGCATGGACCGCGGAATTTCTCGCACTCGAAGCCGCCGGATGGAAGGGCGCTGCCGGCTCCGCCCTCGCCAGCGCGCCCGACACGCGCGCCCTGTTCGAACAGGCGCTGGCGGGCGCGGCGGCGGCGGGGCGGCTCGAACGGCTCGCCCTGCGGCTCGACGGGCGGGCGATCGCGATGCTCGTCAACTTCATCACCCCGCCCGGCGCCTACAGCTTCAAGACCGCCTTCGACGAGGCCTTCGCGCGCTTCTCGCCGGGGATGCTGCTGCAGCTGGAGAACCTCGCGCTGCTGGAACGGCCCGGGCTCCACTGGGCCGATAGCTGCGCCGCAGAAGGCCACCCGATGATCGAGCGTCTGTGGCGAGACAAGCGTCGCATGGTCAGCCGCAATATCGCCATCGGTGGCCCGCTGCGCCGCGCCGCTTTCCGCCTGCTGATGGCCTACGAAACCCGATCGAGGACACGCCGATGAACGCACCTGCCCGCTTTGCCGATGCCCTGCCCGCCACGGTGTTCGATCCCGCCACGCGCAGCCGCTTTGCCAAGCATTATCCCGAGCATCCGCATATCCTCATCCACAGCCTCACCAGCCACCCGCTGCTGGAGATCGAGGCGCTGGCGCAGCTTGCCGAAAAGCTGCCGATCAGTTCGGTCGAATACAACCGCGGCGATCTGCCGATCGGGGTCGACGGCAAGCCCGGCTCCAACGGCCTGACCATCGCGGAGACGATCCGCAAGGTTGCCGAGGCGGAAAGCTGGGCGGTGCTCAAGAACATCGAGCAGGCGCCCGCCTATCGCGACCTTCTTCTGGGCCTGCTCGAGGAAATCCGCCCCGAGATCGAAGCCGCGACCGGCGCGATGCTGACGCCGCAGGGGTTCATCTTCGTGTCCTCGCCGAACTCGGTCACGCCCTACCACTTCGATCCCGAGCACAATGTCCTGCTCCAGATCCGCGGCAGCAAGGTGATGACCCAGTTTCCGGCAGGCGACACCCGCTTCGTACCCGACGAGGCGCATGAGACCTATCATTCGGGTGGCCCACGCGAGTTGAAGTGGGACGACAGCTTCCTCCCCCACGGCACAGAATTCCCCCTCGGCCCCGGCGAGGCGCTGTTCGTGCCGGTGATGGCGCCGCATTTCGTGAAGAACGGCCCCGCCCCCTCGGTTTCGCTGTCGATCACCTGGCGCTCGGAATGGAGTTACCGGGAGAGCGATGCGCGGATCTTCAATGCGATCCTGCGCGAACGCGGCTTTTCGCCGAAGGCCCCGGGCCGCTGGCCGGTGCAGAACCATGCCAAGGCCTATGCATTTCGCGCTCTGCGCAAGCTGGGATTGACGGGTTCGTGAAGCGCAAGCATGGCCTCGTGCCATGACCGACACGCCCACCAATGCCGAACTCGTCGCCAGCCTCGTCCGCCTGCTGACGGTCGAAAAGCGCGCCGCCGATGTCTTTGCAGGACGTCCGCAGCAGGACGGGATCGGGCGGGTGTTCGGCGGGCAGGTGCTCGCGCAGGCGTTGCAGGCAGCGCAGGCGAGCGTGACCGACGGCAAGAGCGCGCACTCGCTCCACGCCTATTTCCTGCGCGGCGGGCGCGAGGGGGCGCCGATCGAATACCGCATCGCGCGCGATTTCGACGGGCGCAGCTTCGCCAACCGCCGCGTGGTCGCTTCGCAGGAGGACGAGCACGGGATGCCGGTGCCGATCCTCAACCTCACCGCCAGCTTCCAGCTAGCCGAGGACGGCCTCGAACACAGCGATTCGCCGATGCCGGACGTGCCGCAACCAGAAGATCTGAGGCCCGACATGGAGCAGCGCCGCGAAATCGCCGCAGCATGGGGCGACAGGCTCTCCGAACAGCAGCGCCGCCTGATGCTGCGCCCGCGTCCGATCGAGATGCGCACCTGCGATGCGCTGCACTGGATGAGCCGCGAACCGCGCGAGCCGCGCGCGCATACGTGGTTCCGGGTCTGCGCGCCGATTATCGGGGCCGACGACACGCCCGACCTGCACCGCGCGATCATCACCTATGCCAGCGACTACACCCTGCTCGGCACCAGCGCGCTGCCGCATGGCCTCAGCTGGATGCGCAACGAGTTGGTGGGCGCGAGCCTCGACCATGCGATCTGGTTCCACCGTGAAGCCCGCGCCGACGAATGGCTGCTCTACGCCACCGACGCCCCGTGGAGCGGCGGCGGGCGCGGCTTCAACCGCGGGCGTATCTTCAATCGCGCAGGCGAGTTGGTCGCCAGCGTCGCGCAGGAAGGGATGATGCGGAAAAGGGTAAAGAGGTAAACCCCCTCCTCGTCATTGCGAGCGAAGCGAAGCAAACCAAGGCCTGACGGTGCAACGCGTCTCAACTGCGGCCCATGGATTGCCTCGTCGCCTACGGCTCCTCGCAATGACGAATTAGTGCGCCAGCAGGATCGGCATTTGCGGCTCGCTCAGCATCTTGCGCGTCACGCCGCCCAGCAGCATTTCCGCCAGCCGCGAATGGCCATAGGCGCCCATCACCATCAGCCCGCATTCGCGCATCTGCGCGGCCGAGAACAGCGTGTCGGCGATGCTCGCCTCGCCGCACGGGATCTCGACGACTTCGCAGTCGATCCCGTGGCGGGCGAGATAATGCGCGCCTTCGGTGGAGGGGAAATCGTGTCGCGACTTGTCCGAAGGCTCGGCGATGGTGGCGAGCGTCACCTTGCACGCGCAGGCGAGCAGCGGCACGGCGGCGCGCAGGGCGTGGGCGGCCTCGGCAGAGCCGTTCCACGCCACCAGCATCGGCGCGCCCAGATCGAGGCTTGGGGCGCTCGCGGGTACCACCAGCACCGGCACCGGGGCTTTCAGCACCACATCGCCCACCAGCGCCGAAGGCCCGCGCCCGTCGCTCCCCGCCTCGGCCGGGCCGACGATCACGACGTCCGCCAGCGGCGAGGCTTCGAGCAGGCGCTGCGGGGCGATGCCATAGACGAAGCGCCAGTCCCACGGCACGCCCTCGTTCTCCAGGTCGGCCTCAATCTGGGCGCGCAGCTTTTCGGCGTTCTCCTTGATCACCGGCATCGCGGCGGCAATCGCCGAGCCATAGACATCGCCCGGCGCGAAGACCTCGTAGCTGACCGCCTGAAGGCAGGTGATGTGGCCGTTGGTCGCCCGCGCGATGTCGAGCGCGACTTGCAGGCGCGCGGTCATCGCGGCGTCGTGGTCGATGTGCAGCAGGATCGATTTCATGGCGTGTCTCCCGGTGGTGGTGTGGATGGTCGCCCCGAACGCCGCGGCTGGCTTTGACAGGGATCAAAATCGGCCCGCCGCGCAAGGGAGCAGCATAGCATCTTGCCATGGCCAAAGCCCGCGCTCATTCTGGCGCGAGGGAGAGACCATCATGCAGATCACGCGCCACCCGCCGGTGAAGACCAGTCTGGAGCCGTCGAACCACCCCTATCTCACCGGGGCATGGACGCCGCTGCACGAGGAAGTCGACGTGGCCGAGCTGCCGGTGCTGGAGGGCGCGATCCCGGCGGATATCGACGGCATCTACCTGCGCAACACCGAAAACCAGGTGCATCAGCCGCTCGGGCGGCATCACCCCTTCGATGGCGACGCGATGATCCATCAGGTCAACATCAGCGGCGGCAGGGCCAGCTACCGCAACCGCTTCGTGCGCACCCATTGCTTCGAGGCCGAGCAGATCGCGGGGCAATCGCTGTGGGGCGGGCTGATGGACCCGTGGGGCACGAGCAAGCGCCCCGGCTTCGGCGCGCATGGGGGGCTGAAGGATACCGGCTCGACCGACATCATCGTTCACGCCGGAACGGCCTACGCCACGCTCTATCAATGCGGCGAGGCGTGGATGCTCGATCCGGTGACGCTCGCCAGCCGCGGCAAGGCGCCGTGGGTGCCCTTGGACGGCATCTCGGCCCACCCCAAGGTGGACGAGGCGACCGGCGAGCTGATGTTCTTCAACTACTCCAAGCACGCGCCTTTCATGCATTACGGGGTGGTCGACCGTGAGGGGCGGCTGGTGCATTACGTCCCCATCCCCCTGCCCGGCCCGCGTCTGCCGCACGACATGGCGATCACGAAGAACTGGTCGATCCTCAACGATATGCCGCTGTTCTGGGACGAGGAGCTGCTCACCCGCAACATCCACGCCGCGCGGCTGCACGAGGGCGTCCCCACTCGCTTTGCCCTGATCCCCCGCCACGGCCAGCCGGAAGACATCCGCTGGTTCGAAGCCGCGCCGACCTATGTCCTGCACTGGACCAATGCGTGGGAAGAGGGCGACGAGGTGATCCTCGAAGGCTATCATCAGGCCAGACCCATGCCCGATCCGCTCGAGGAAATGGGCCGCTACAGCCACATGATGGCCTATGTCGACGAACACTCCTTCCAGTCCCGCCTCCACCGCTGGCGCTTCAACCTCACAACCGGCGAAACTCGCGAGGAGCGCCTCACCGACCGGATCGTCGAATTCGGGATGATCAATCCGGCCTATGCCATGCGCAAGAGCTGCTACGTCTGGTCGACCACCACCCGCCCCGGCTGGTTCCTGTTCAACGGCTATGTCCGTCACGACACCCAGACCGGCGAGGAACAGGTCTACTGCCTGCCCGAAGGGGTCTATGCCAGCGAAAGCCCGATGATTCCCCGGAAGGGCGCCACCACCGAGGATGACGGCTACCTCGTCACCTTCCTGATCGACGAGAACACCGGCACCTCGCAATGCGCGATCCTCGATGCGAGCGACATCACGAAAGGCCCGATCTGCCGCCTCGCGCTGCCGCACAAGATCTGTTCGGGCACCCATTCCGTGTGGGTCCAGCACGATCAGCTGCGCAAGGATGCGGCCTTCCACGCCGCCCGCTTCGCCCGCGCCTGAGGCTCCGGCGCAACGTCACCCGTCGAAGCGGCTCGCCCGCTCGTCGCCGCTGCGCTTGCGCCGGGCGCACGCCGAGGCGTAACGCGCCGGGATTGCACGACTGCCATTTCGGGAACCCCATTTGATGACCTTGCGCCATGCCCTCGCCGCTTCGACCGCCCTGCTGCTGACG from Porphyrobacter sp. YT40 encodes:
- the nusB gene encoding transcription antitermination factor NusB, which translates into the protein MNSPARSKARSAARLAAVQALYQQHMEGTALARLLDEFHQHRLGRTIDEDAFDEAEYADAEVPFFDDVVRGVDARRDEIDALVASKLASGWNLTRLDRAMLQVLRAGTYELLARKDVPAPVAINEYVEVAKAFFDDGQAKFVNGILDAVAKEARG
- the thiL gene encoding thiamine-phosphate kinase, with the translated sequence MNEPDFIAALRALPLHPGARGLADDCAVIALGSETLILTHDMMAEGTHFRADADMADVASKLVATNLSDLAAKGAEPLGVLLGHTLGRDDARFLEGLREALAAFDTPLLGGDTIAAAGARTFGLTAIGRATHTPVPTRSGARAGDHIYLTGPVGRAMLGFEGDPAHRAAFDRPVPRLAEGRALAPLVSAMMDVSDGLLLDAFRMAEASGVTLALDPAAIPVADPSRMEDCIRWGDDYELLFTARPSATLPVAAHRIGTVSPHGLAPLTLGETALTDPASLGYRHG
- a CDS encoding sodium-translocating pyrophosphatase yields the protein MNLLLISIGLGVLAIVYGIVTSSQVLRASPGNARMQEIAAAIQEGAQAYLNRQYTTIAIVGVVVAAIVAFALGTTAVIGFVTGAVLSGVAGYIGMNISVRSNVRTAQAASEGLQAGLTLAFRAGAITGMLVAGLALLAIAVFFYVMVGPMGLTASSREVIDGLVGLAFGASLISIFARLGGGIFTKAADVGADLVGKVEAGIPEDDPRNPAVIADNVGDNVGDCAGMAADLFETYVVTVGATMVLTALLLTQLGDLLLPMMALPLLIGGACIVTSILGTYFVRLGGGTNVMGAMYKGFIVTAVTSIPLIWLVTQYALGSVGVGMDTVLNPGQGMTEFTGMSLFYCALLGLVITFLIIWITEYYTGTKYRPVRSIAKASETGHGTNVIQGLAISLEATALPTLVIVAGIIIAYGLAGLMGIAYAATAMLALAGMVVALDAYGPVTDNAGGIAEMSGLDDSVREKTDLLDAVGNTTKAVTKGYAIGSAGLGALVLFAAYTTDLRTFFPDANVDFSLENPFVIVGLLLGALLPYLFGAMGMTAVGRAAGDVVLDVRNQFRDNPGIMAGTSKPDYARTVDLVTKAAIKEMIIPSLLPVLAPVVVYFVITAIAGQDNGFAALGALLLGVIVGGLFVALSMTAGGGAWDNAKKYIEDGNHGGKGSEAHKAAVTGDTVGDPYKDTAGPAVNPMIKITNIVALLLLAALAHGVA
- a CDS encoding GNAT family N-acetyltransferase, which encodes MKMGHADSFRIRTETERAPAALPPAQLRLLTLAEAEDPAFLAAWQRLVTRAAEPNPFVEPWFLLPSLKQWGETARVVVAAWYAEGRLAGLLPVKRDADYYGHRVPHVGGWLHPNAFCGVPLVATGHEEAFWRDLLAHCDRHAGRALLLHLPQLPADGPVSAALDRVLAAAPRAHYTAAEEQRALLTGEASAAAYLDTAMSAKKRKELRRQHNRLAEEGALTFERLAGDEDLAAWTAEFLALEAAGWKGAAGSALASAPDTRALFEQALAGAAAAGRLERLALRLDGRAIAMLVNFITPPGAYSFKTAFDEAFARFSPGMLLQLENLALLERPGLHWADSCAAEGHPMIERLWRDKRRMVSRNIAIGGPLRRAAFRLLMAYETRSRTRR
- a CDS encoding cupin-like domain-containing protein, whose amino-acid sequence is MNAPARFADALPATVFDPATRSRFAKHYPEHPHILIHSLTSHPLLEIEALAQLAEKLPISSVEYNRGDLPIGVDGKPGSNGLTIAETIRKVAEAESWAVLKNIEQAPAYRDLLLGLLEEIRPEIEAATGAMLTPQGFIFVSSPNSVTPYHFDPEHNVLLQIRGSKVMTQFPAGDTRFVPDEAHETYHSGGPRELKWDDSFLPHGTEFPLGPGEALFVPVMAPHFVKNGPAPSVSLSITWRSEWSYRESDARIFNAILRERGFSPKAPGRWPVQNHAKAYAFRALRKLGLTGS
- a CDS encoding acyl-CoA thioesterase domain-containing protein, with the protein product MTDTPTNAELVASLVRLLTVEKRAADVFAGRPQQDGIGRVFGGQVLAQALQAAQASVTDGKSAHSLHAYFLRGGREGAPIEYRIARDFDGRSFANRRVVASQEDEHGMPVPILNLTASFQLAEDGLEHSDSPMPDVPQPEDLRPDMEQRREIAAAWGDRLSEQQRRLMLRPRPIEMRTCDALHWMSREPREPRAHTWFRVCAPIIGADDTPDLHRAIITYASDYTLLGTSALPHGLSWMRNELVGASLDHAIWFHREARADEWLLYATDAPWSGGGRGFNRGRIFNRAGELVASVAQEGMMRKRVKR
- a CDS encoding universal stress protein, with amino-acid sequence MKSILLHIDHDAAMTARLQVALDIARATNGHITCLQAVSYEVFAPGDVYGSAIAAAMPVIKENAEKLRAQIEADLENEGVPWDWRFVYGIAPQRLLEASPLADVVIVGPAEAGSDGRGPSALVGDVVLKAPVPVLVVPASAPSLDLGAPMLVAWNGSAEAAHALRAAVPLLACACKVTLATIAEPSDKSRHDFPSTEGAHYLARHGIDCEVVEIPCGEASIADTLFSAAQMRECGLMVMGAYGHSRLAEMLLGGVTRKMLSEPQMPILLAH
- a CDS encoding carotenoid oxygenase family protein; amino-acid sequence: MQITRHPPVKTSLEPSNHPYLTGAWTPLHEEVDVAELPVLEGAIPADIDGIYLRNTENQVHQPLGRHHPFDGDAMIHQVNISGGRASYRNRFVRTHCFEAEQIAGQSLWGGLMDPWGTSKRPGFGAHGGLKDTGSTDIIVHAGTAYATLYQCGEAWMLDPVTLASRGKAPWVPLDGISAHPKVDEATGELMFFNYSKHAPFMHYGVVDREGRLVHYVPIPLPGPRLPHDMAITKNWSILNDMPLFWDEELLTRNIHAARLHEGVPTRFALIPRHGQPEDIRWFEAAPTYVLHWTNAWEEGDEVILEGYHQARPMPDPLEEMGRYSHMMAYVDEHSFQSRLHRWRFNLTTGETREERLTDRIVEFGMINPAYAMRKSCYVWSTTTRPGWFLFNGYVRHDTQTGEEQVYCLPEGVYASESPMIPRKGATTEDDGYLVTFLIDENTGTSQCAILDASDITKGPICRLALPHKICSGTHSVWVQHDQLRKDAAFHAARFARA